The following proteins come from a genomic window of Amphiura filiformis chromosome 16, Afil_fr2py, whole genome shotgun sequence:
- the LOC140135925 gene encoding cystine/glutamate transporter-like: MSATCANTPLDRPIVLKRQLGVWACIAMTISPIIGSGIFISPKGILVNVSGSVGWSLVIWILCGVIAIAGALSLAELSTMMKKSGGMFTYMLMAYSKLLAFLLIFGILVLIGPPANALVSLTMATYFLSPFVSSTCVEIPGSAIILLAIGVNTLIVVLNIYSVKWSYRLEIVLTSVKLLGLTMIILIGIVRLYQGHTSSFEDAFSGTLQAGNVALAFYAGMFAYSGWQLMPTVIEEIENPGRNIPIAIGSSVTLVTIVYLLTNVAYFTALSSEQLLASPAVASDFARTTIGEWAWMVQILVGLSCLSSTITATFAAARTIFVSAREGLTPEILAMISIRRLTPVPAIIALHVITLSMMAFNDVYALLNYLSFSTWLFTGIVISIVPYWRWKYPNIERPYKVPIVFPILFIVCSLFVTCLSLYSAPRDCGTGIGVLLIGVVIYFIFVYWRNKPMWFNNAVSHTTHFFQKMLMVVHQEKPTY; encoded by the exons ATGTCGGCTACCTGTGCGAATACACCGTTAGACCGACCAATAGTCCTGAAGCGTCAGCTTGGAGTCTGGGCCTGCATTGCAATGACAATAAGTCCTATTATAGGGTCTGGAATATTTATCTCACCAAAAGGAATTCTTGTCAATGTTAGTGGTTCAGTAGGATGGTCTCTCGTCATATGGATATTATGTGGTGTCATTGCTATTGCGGGAGCTTTGAGTTTGGCTGAGCTCTCCACCATGATGAAGAAATCTGGAGGCATGTTTACGTACATGTTAATGGCTTACAGTAAACTGCTAGCGTTTCTTCTCATTTTTGGTATATTAGTCCTCATAGGACCACCTGCAAATGCTCTCGTGTCGTTAACAATGGCGACCTACTTTTTGTCTCCGTTTGTCTCAAGTACATGTGTCGAAATACCAGGTTCAGCCATCATCCTACTGGCAATAGGTGTCAATA CTTTGATAGTAGTCCTGAATATATACAGTGTAAAATGGAGCTACCGCTTGGAGATTGTATTAACAAGTGTGAAATTATTGGGTTTGACCATGATCATATTAATTGGTATCGTCAGACTCTATCAAG GCCACACCTCAAGTTTCGAGGATGCCTTCAGTGGAACTCTTCAAGCTGGGAATGTTGCTTTGGCGTTCTATGCTGGTATGTTTGCATACAGTGGATG GCAATTGATGCCGACGGTTATTGAAGAGATAGAGAATCCCGGAAG GAATATCCCTATTGCTATAGGTTCGTCAGTGACTTTGGTAACGATAGTATATTTGTTAACCAATGTGGCGTACTTTACCGCCTTATCATCAGAACAATTACTGGCTTCTCCAGCTGTAGCATCG GACTTTGCAAGGACCACTATCGGTGAATGGGCCTGGATGGTGCAAATACTGGTGGGTTTATCCTGCCTAAGTAGTACAATTACTGCTACCTTTGCTGCGGCCAG AACCATCTTCGTGAGCGCAAGGGAAGGTCTTACTCCTGAAATTTTAGCAATGATAAGCATACGACGACTAACGCCAGTACCTGCCATTATTGCGCTG CATGTGATTACCTTATCGATGATGGCATTCAATGATGTTTACGCTCTACTAAACTATCTTAGTTTCTCAACCTGGCTCTTTACTGGTATTGTCATCAGTATAGTCCCATATTGGAGATGGAAATATCCTAATATAGAACGACCATATAAG GTTCCTATTGTTTTTCCAATCCTGTTCATTGTGTGTTCCCTGTTCGTCACGTGTCTATCATTATACTCGGCACCGAGGGATTGTGGTACAGGTATCGGTGTATTGCTTATTGGAGTTGTAATCTACTTCATTTTTGTATATTGGAGGAACAAACCAATGTGGTTCAACAATGCTGTGT CTCATACGACGCATTTCTTTCAAAAGATGCTGATGGTTGTTCACCAGGAAAAACCAACGTATTAA